From the bacterium genome, the window AAGAAGGCCGTCGCGAAGAAGCCCGTGGGCAAGAAGCCTGTGCCCAAGAAGGCTGTGGCTGCGAAGGGAGCGGCGAAGAAGGCCGCTGCGAAGACGGCCGCGAAGAAAGTCGTTGCGAAGAAGCTGCTCGCCGCAAAGGCCCCGACGAAGCCGGCGCCGGTTCAGAAAGTCCAGGCGACCCGGGCGCCCGCCCCGACTGCCGCACCCGTGACCACGACTGCGACCAGGAAGATTCCCGCGCAGAGGAAGACCGTCGCCGTGTGCGCCTGCACCGGCTGCACGAAGCGCGGCTCCTCCGAGGTGCGCGAGGCGCTTGAGCGCGAGGTCGTCGCCCACGGCCTGTCCGACCACGTCGAGATCCAGGCCGGCGACTGCGACGGCCTCTGCGGCATCGGGCCGGTGGTGCGCGTCGCCGCCGACGGCGTCCTCTACCGGGCGGTCAAGCCGGCGGACGCGGCGAAGATCGTCGCAGAGCACATCGCCGGCGGCTCGCCGGTCGAGCGCCTGCGCTACCAGGGCCCCGGCGCAGCCGAGTCGGTGGTGCCCGAGTCCGGCCACCCGTTCTTCAAGGACCAGCTCTTCTGGGTCATGCGCAACAAGGGGCTCATCGACCCGGAGTCGATCGACGAGTACATCGCGCGCGACGGCTACTTCGGCCTCGCCAAGGCGCTCACCGAGCTGACACCGGAGCGGATCGTCGAGGAAGTGCTGACCTCGGGGCTGCGCGGGCGCGGCGGCGGCGGCTTCCCCACGGGGCTGAAGTGGAAGTTCGCCGCCGGCAGCAAGGGCGACGTCAAGTACGTGCTCTGCAACGCCGACGAGGGCGACCCGGGCGCGTTCATGGACCGCTCCGTGCTCGAGGCCGACCCGCACTCGGTGATCGAGGGGATGGCGATCGCCGCGCGCTGCATCGGCGCGAAGAAGGGGTACATCTACTGCCGCACCGAGTACCCGCTGGCGATCCACCGGCTGAACGTCGCCATCGCGGCGGCCCGCGAGTACGGCCTGCTCGGCACGGACATCCTCGGCACCGGCTTCGACTTCGACCTGGAGATCTACGAGGGCGCCGGCGCCTTCGTCTGCGGCGAGGAGACGGCGCTCATGGCCTCCATCGAGGGGCGCCGCGGCATGCCGCGCCCGCGCCCGCCGTTCCCGGCGCACCAGGGGCTCTGGAAGAAGCCGAGCATCCTCAACAACGTCGAGACCTTCGCCAACATCCCCCAGATCATCCTCAACGGCGGGGCCTGGTACGCGGCCGTCGGCACCGAGAAGAGCAAGGGGACGAAGGTCGTCGCGCTCTCGGGCAAGGTCAAGAACATCGGCCTCGTCGAGGTCGCGATGGGGACGACGATCCGCTCGATCGTCTACGACATCGGCGGCGGCGTCCCGAACCGCAAGAAGTTCAAGGCCGTGCAGCTCGGCGGCCCCTCGGGCGGCTGCGTGCCGGAGTCGCATCTGGACACCCTCGTCGACTACGAGGAGATCGCCAAGGTCGGTGCGATCATGGGTTCCGGCGGCATGATCGTCATGGACGAGACGACCTGCATGGTCGACATGGCGCGCTACTTCATGGACTTCATCCAGGACGAGTCCTGCGGCAAGTGCACGCCGTGTCGCGAGGGGACGCGCCGGATGCTCGAGATCCTCCAGGGGATCTGCGCTGGCAAGGGGCAGGAGGGCGACATCGAGAAGCTCGAGGCGCTCTCGGAGGTCATCCGCGAGTCATCGCTCTGCGGCCTCGGCCAGACCGGCCCGAACCCGGTGCTCTCGACGCTGCGCTACTTCCGCGACGAGTACGAGGCGCACATCAAGGAGAAGCGCTGCCCGGCCAAGCGCTGCACGGCGCTGCTCAAGTTCTGGGTCGACCCCGAGAAGTGCAAGAAGTGCGGCCTCTGCTTCAAGGCCTGCCCGCAGGGGGCGATCACCTGGGAGAAGAAGCAGCCGGCGGTCATCGACACGGCCAAGTGCGTCCAGTGCATGTCGTGCTTCGAGGCCTGTCCGTCGTCGTCGATCTTCTAGAGAGAATCCGGGCGCGCGGCCGCGGGGGCTCCCTGCGGCCGCGCGTCTCCGCCGCCGGTCCGGAGTGGCGCCCGGGCCTCGCGGTCTCGTAACTCGCCCTTCGGGCTCAGACAACGAGCCCGCGTCCCTTCGGGACCGCCCCGGTCGCCGCTCCCGGGCTGATCGGTGGCTCCGCGCCATCTCCCTCCGGGAAGCCCCAGCCGCCTCGCTGGGCAAGGGTTCATCGTGCAAGAGAAGTTGTTTGCAGTGGAGGTGCTTGCGGTTCAACAACCAACTGCGACTGGTCTGTCAGGAAGACAACGAAGCCCAGTCCGGTGACTCAGAAACGAACCCGTCAAGGGGGGTACTATTTCGTCACGCCGAGGTTAATGAGCCGATACGTAAGGGCTTGGGTAGACACCCCGAACTTTCGGGCGATCGATTCCAGCAAGTGTTCATCGCCGAGATCGACGTTCTTGGCATGTATGTATGGTCGTAAGAGTTTCTCAGGCATGAGGAGGGCAGCGGCGAACCTATTGGCGTCGATTTCACGTTCGTCAACAGCTTTGCCGGATCGGCTGTCGCGGGCGTAGAAGGATAGCTTGCGATCAACGAAACTACTGTTTGGGTGGAGACGCAGGTGGCCGAGCTCATGGGCGACTGTGAAGTTCTGTCGGGTCCTCGGATGCAGGTTGTTAACCCCAATGATGGTGGATTCTCCCTCGCGAAGCAGAAAGCCGCTGAGTTCTGAAGGGAGTGGGCCGATCCGTAGCGTTGTCCCAACGGCACGTGCCACCTCGAATACGGGTATAGGCTCTTCTTGGACGTTCGACTCGGACAGCAGGCGGTTTACTTCGCGCGCGATTTCATCGCGATTCATGAGAATCTCCTTTTCGGCCGCCCAAGAGGCTACCGACGAGGGCGAGTTCCTTTGGGCTTAACTGCTTTGCAAAGTTAGTCGGGATCTGCGCTGCAAACTCCGAGCTTGTGCCAGGAGGCAGCAGGTCGGTCGGCTCCACGCCTAGCGCCCGTGCAATGTCGTAAAGGACATGGATCTGGATTCGGTGTCGACCTCGTTCAATGTTGACCATCGAAGCACGCGACAGGTGTGCGGCACTAGCCAAGTCCTCTTGTCTTAACCGGGGGTCACGAGACTTGCGTAACTTGGCAATCCGCTGCCCAATCTGGCTATAGATGGCCAGTGCGGACTCCGTTGACATGGCCGTAAGTTACTCGCCAAACGGTGCTCTGTCAAGAGCGCAAACGTTTACATACATGGCATTCATACGATTATGTAATTGACATATTGCGTAGAGGCGGATAGGATTCATCCCGAGGTTGCGGCAAGCGGGCACGCCCCTCACCAATTATGGCCCGCGAGCAGGAGAAACGAAGATGTCTAACGAACCTGTCGAGAGAAAGCACGACCACGTGATCCATTACAAAGTGAATGACGAGCCACAGGAAACCACGCAGAGGACGCTGACGCCCCACCAGATAATGACCCTCGCGGGAATCAAGCCCGGGGACTACTACCTCGTTGAGATCAAGGGACGTAATCGTGACTCTTTCCAGAACCGAGAGGATGTAGCCATCTCGATGCACGAGAACCAGAAGTTCGTCACCGTGTTCACGGGCCCAGTGCCGGTGTCGTGAGACATGGCAGAGGGACGCGAAGAGTTTCTGCGACAAGTGCAGGACCTCGGCTATGAGGTTCTGCCCACCCCGCCTAATCCGGATCAGCCAGGGGACAGAGTTGTCATTGGCTACAGAGTTCCCGGCGGTCGCTTCGCGGACCAGCAGATCAAGTTGGGCTTCGAAGTTCCTGCGACCTTCCCCCGAACCCCGCCCAGTGGGCCGCACATATCGCCTCGCCTGCTGCCCATCAATCCCAGCGCATCGGATCACCCTAACAAAGTGCTGGAGAGTCAGCACTTCGGGCCGGACTGGGAGTACTGGAGCCGTCCATATCGAGGGTGGAGGGGGCGCGAGGGTGTTTCTGAGTACCTGACGCACATCGACCACCTCTTCAGAACAGTATGAACTACTCCGTTGCCATGACCGAAGGGGTCAACGCAGTCCTCCTCGAGCATCTTGCGCGGCAGGATGGAGATGAGGACCTCTGCTTCGCGCTCTGGCGCCCGAGCTACGGGCGCACAAGAACGACGGCACTGCTCTACAAAGTAATCTTGCCCGAAATTGGCGATCGCGCCGTCCACGGAAACGCGTCATTCAACCCGTCGTACGTTGAGCGCGTCCTCGGCGAGGGCCTCGAGTCCGGCGGCGGGATAGCGTTCCTCCACAGCCACCCAGCTCGGGGTTGGCAGGGCTTGAGTCGAGACGACGTTCGTGCTGAGCGACTCCTGGCGCCAACCGTTCAAGGTGCTACCAGCCTGCCCCTCGTCGGCATGACGGTTGCGGCGCGTGACGGTTCGTGGAGTGCTCGGGTGTGGGAGCGCAAGGCCCCTAAGCAGTATCGGCGCGTTTGGGCTCAGAGCGTTCGTGTCGTCGGAGTGAACCTGAAGAGCCACTTCTGCGATAAAGTGCTCAAACCACCGATCCATCAACCAAGCCAAGCCCGAACCATAAGCGCCTGGGGTTCTGACGTGCAGGCGGACATTGCTAGACTCAAGTTCGGGATAGTCGGCCTTGGGAGTGTCGGCAGTATCATCGCAGAGGCACTGGCGAGAACTGGCATTCAGCGTATCCTGCTCCTCGACTATCAAACCATTGAGGAGGTCAACCTCGACCGGACTCTGCACGCATCTGCTCGGGATGCGAGGCGAGTCCGCGCAAAGGTTGAGGTGGCCGCCAAGGCCTTGCGCCGGAGTGCAACCGCCTGCGGCTTCAGAGTAGAAGCGGAGGAGTTGAGCGTATGCGAGGCAGAAGGCTATCGCAGTGCGCTTGATTGCGACGTGATCTTCTCGTGCGTGGATCGTCCCTGGGCGCGAAGTGTACTCAACTTCATCGCCTACGCGCACCTCATCCCGGTCATCGACGGTGGCATCCACGTATCGCGCACCAACAAGGGCAGACTCCGTGGGGCCGATTGGAAGGCCCATGTTGTCGGCCCTGATCAGCGGTGCCTGGTCTGCCTCGGGCAGTATGATCCGGGGTTGGTAGCAGCCGACCAGCGAGGCGACTTCGAGGATCCTGGCTACTTGGAAAGACTGCCGGACGACCATCCGGCCAAGGCCAATGAGAACGTCTTTGGCTTCAGCCTGGGAGTCGCTTCGCTTGAGTTCATGCAGTTGCTGATGCTGACGGTCGCGCCCCTCGGCCTCGGCCCCCGAGCGCAAAGTTACCATCTCCTAACGGGCGAAATCGAAACCGGTCTTACTGCCTGCGAACCCGGGTGCTTCTCGCAGGAGTTCATTGCGAGCGGGGAAATGCATTGTCCCGGCACGGGCGTCCACGCGGCTGCCGAGGCGGTTCGCGCTGAACGAGCAGCCCGACGGCACACGAAAGGGGGCAACTGATCCAAGTCCCAGGATAATTCGACCATATGCGTCGTCGCCGCCGTTCCAGGCGCACTAGGGGGCTTTGGAAGAAGCCGAGCATCCTCAACAACGTCGAGACCTTCGCGAACATCGCACAGATCATCCCCAACGACGGCGCCCGGTACGCTGCGGTCGGCACCGAAAAGAGCAAGGGCACGAAAGTCTTCGCCCCTCCGGGAAGATCAAGAACATCGGGCTGGTCGAGGTGCCGATGCGCACCACGCTGCGCTCGATCGCCTACGGCATCGGTGGCGTCCCGAACAAGAAGAACTTCAAGGCCGTGCAGCTCGGCGATCCCTCGGGCGGCTGCCCGCGCGCCTGCGGGGCCGCCTCGGTCACCGCTCCGGGCTGATCGGCTGCGCCGTGCATCTTCCCTCCGGCAAGCCTCAGCCGCCTCGAATGGCTTGATGATTGCGCTGCGATCTCTTTGTATCCCATGCGTTGACAGGGCTGACAAGATTACTGTAATAAGAAACAGATGACAATTGCCGCGTGCTATCTATCGTCTGAAGGTGTGGTCCTAGGCTCGGACAGCACCACGACGATATTCGTGCCTAACCTTACTGGCCAGGGTGACTTTCATTTCTTCAACCACGGTCAGAAGATTTATGAATTTGGCAACAGTGGATCGACAGTAGGCGTTGTTCTCTGGGGGCTTGGTAGCCTTGGGGAGAAGAGCTACAGAACATTGATTGCCGAAATTGCAGATGAAGCTTGGCACAGCAACTTAGCGACTCCTGAGCAGGTTGTTCACCTTGCGCGTGACATGTTCTGGAGTCAATACACTGCAGCTTTCAGGGACGCGCTTGCTCGTGCTAAAGAACTCGAGAGAAAAGGCGCTGGTTGTACCCCGGAAGAGACGAGAGAACTTGGAAATCTAAGGCAGAACTTTTCAGGCGGGTTCTGTCTTGCTGGACGGTGGGGTGTTAACCGCTCACCGAAAGCGTTTGAGTTCTGCTTCAATCCCCTCCTTGATGTTGCTCCAGACCCTAACCCGCTTGCCGTGGGGACTGCGAAGTTCTGGGGATTGGAGAACCTAATTCAGCGACTCTTGTATGGCATAGATGCCCCACTGATAGACCGCATTCTCGGGAGCGGTAAATGGAATGGGACTGACGAGGAATTGTTCCAGTTGATACGCGAGGGCGTCTTGGGGCAATCGCGCGACTTGCCGTTGAGGGAAGCCGTTGACTGGATCTATTCGAGCATCTACATCACGATAAAGACCTTTAAGTTCTCACATCTTCTTCCCCTCTGTGGGGGGCCAATAGAGATAGCGGTAATTTCGAGTGACCGTTCCTTTCGATGGGTGAGGCACAAGGAACTCGGAGAGGCAATCACTGCTCACCGGACCAAGGAGGACAAGGTATGAACACGAAGGAGAAACTTGAAGCCCTCCCAGTTGCTCCTTGGGTAATCGAGATGCGTGAGTACTACTTTGAGAACGGCAAGTACAGGTCCGAAGATATTCAGAGGCTAATGGGTGATCCCTGCGTCGGGCACGAAGCGGGCAAGGAGAAGTTCCAGCCAGAGAACTATCATCTTGCCGGAACGACAAGGAAATGAGTTGCCAGGCACACTCGCAGAGGCTTGGCGTGGACGAGTTCGAGTCTTTTGAGGCATGTCCTAGGCGTCAAACAATTAGGGTTGGCAGGAGATACTAACCTCCTCGCGACGTCGATCGTTGTTCGGACAGCCAGGGCGCGTACCGCGAAGCCAGTCAGGGACGCCGTCGCTGCCGCGTTCGGCCGGCTCGGTGAGGTAGTGCGTGGGAAGACGCGGGCAGCGCGATGCTGAACGAAGCCGACACCAGAGCCAAGCTCATCGATCCGGCCATCCACAATTGCGGCTGGACCGAAGACCTTATCCGCCGGGAAGAAACCGCCGGCACTGTCGAGATCATCAACGGCAAGGCCCGGCGACGCTCGCGCGGCAAGGTCGACTACGTGCTTCGGGTCAAGGTCAGTGTCGACACCCAGCCCGTCGCCCTGGCCCTCATTGAGGCAAAAAAGGATACTCTCCACCCGGGCCATGGTCTAGAGCAGGCCAAGGGGTACGCTGAGTGCAAACGGCTTAACGTTCGCTTTGTCTTCTCGTCTAACGGCCATCAGTTCGTCGAGTTCGATTCGTTTACCGGGCTGACTTCTCGGCCCACACCCATGGGAGACTTCCCCTCGCCCGCCAATCTCCGCGCTCGCTACGAGAAGGGCATGGGCTTTTCGCTTGAAGCGCCGGCCGCGCGGCCGCTCTTGCAGTCCTATCCCGGCGGTGAAGGGGCACGTCGCTACTACCAAGACGCCGCGATTCGCGCCGTGATGGAGAAGGTTGCCGCGTGCGAGGCAAGTGGACAGCCGAAGCGCGCGCTGCTGTCGCTGGCGACCGGGTCCGGCAAGACCTTCATCGCTGTCAACCTGCTCAAGCGCATCTCCGACGCCGGGCAGCTCACGCGGGCGCTGTTCGTCTGCGATCGCGATGAGTTGCGCAAGCAGGCGGTCGGCGCCTTTCAGAATGTCTTCGGCGCTGACGCCGCCGAGGTCTACCGCAAGCCGGACGGGACGAACAACGCCAAGAATGCCCGCATCCACGTCGCCACGTACCAGACTCTCGGCGTGGCGACCGAAGACGGGGACGCGAGCTTCCTGACGACCTACTACCCCGAGAACTACTTCACCCATGTCGTCATCGACGAGTGCCACCGGTCGGCGTGGGGCAAGTGGTCGCAGGTGCTCACGCGCAACCGCAACGCGGTGCAGGTCGGCCTCACCGCAACCCCGAGGCAGCTTGCAGAGACCCTCAAGCGCCAGGTGCAGGCAGTCAACAAGGACCCCTTGCCGCACCTGCAACGGGCCGCGGAGGGGACCGAGAACCTCGAGAAGGCCAGGAGTGCCGATCAGTCCGTCGGTTATGAGGTCACCCGGGATGTTCTGGCCGACGCCGAGATCACCGCCAACAACCTGGCTTACTTCGGCGAGCCGGTCTACGAATACGACATCGCCCAGGCCATCGAAGACGGCTATCTTGCCGCCTGCGAAATCCAGAAGGGGCGGGTGAATCTTGACGACACCGGCATCACGCAAGCGGAGATCATCGCCCGCAACCCTGTCGACGCCATCACCGGGCAGCCCGTCACCCCCGCCCAGATCGACGCGATCTACCAGAAGACCGAGTATGAGGACCGCGTCCTTCTGCCCGACCGCGTCCTGGCCATGTGTCAGGACCTGTTCGACTACCTGCTGGAGACGGGAGGCCCCGAACAGAAGACGATCGTCTTCTGCGCCCGCGATCGCCACGCCGACGACGTGGCGGCCTGCCTGAACAACCTCTACGCGACCTGGTGCGCGGGGAGCGGGAGGCAGAGGCTGGCCTACTACGCCTTCAAGTGCACCGCCGCCAGCAGCGGCAACGACCAGCTCCCGGACCTGCGGGCCTCCTCCCGCAGCCACTTCATCGCGACCACGGTCGAGCTGCTGACCACGGGTGTGGACGTCCCCTGCGTGCGGAACATCGTCTTCTTCAAGTACCTCAAGTCGCCGATCAGCTTCTACCAGATGGTCGGGCGGGGCACCCGCATCGACGCGCCCACCGGCAAGCTGATGTTCCGCGTCTACGACTACACCGACGCCACACGGCTCTTCGGCGAGGACTTTCTCACCAAGCCGCCGGGCTCGGGCGGGGAGGGGCCTGGGGTCGACGGCCCCGATCCGCCCCCACCGTCGGAGCCGCAGATCACGGTCGAGGGTTTCGAAGTCCACGTCACCGACGCCGGGCGCTTCATCGTCGCCGATGTCAACGGCAAGGCGATGCCGGTGCCCGTCGAGGAGTACAAGGCGCGCCTGGCGGCCCGGCTCGTGCAGGAGGTTCGCACGCTCGAAGACTTCCGTGGTCGATGGATCAACCCGCCATCGCGCCAGGAACTCGTCGACACCCTCGTGAGTTCCGGGTACTCGCCGACCGTCGTGCGCATGGTGGACGACCGGCAGGACTACGACCTGTACGACGTGCTGGCCGAGCTTGGCTGGGGGATGAGCCCACGCACCCGCCGCGACCGCTCGCTGGCCTTCACCTACAAGCACGAGGAGTGGATCAACGCGCTGCCCGGCAGGGCCCCGGCCACCGTGCGCGCTATCGCCAGCCAGTTCGAGCGCGGCGGCACCGAGGGCCTGGAGAACCCGCAGATCTTCCAGACGCCCGAGGTCAAGTCGGCCGGCGGCCTCGCGGCGTTGCAGATGGCGGGCAATCCCCGCGACCTGCTTGTTGAGACGAAGACGAGGATGTTCGCAGCATGACCGCGACGGCAGTGGCGAAGGAATCGCGGAGGCAACTT encodes:
- a CDS encoding NADH-quinone oxidoreductase subunit NuoF is translated as MPAQRKTVAVCACTGCTKRGSSEVREALEREVVAHGLSDHVEIQAGDCDGLCGIGPVVRVAADGVLYRAVKPADAAKIVAEHIAGGSPVERLRYQGPGAAESVVPESGHPFFKDQLFWVMRNKGLIDPESIDEYIARDGYFGLAKALTELTPERIVEEVLTSGLRGRGGGGFPTGLKWKFAAGSKGDVKYVLCNADEGDPGAFMDRSVLEADPHSVIEGMAIAARCIGAKKGYIYCRTEYPLAIHRLNVAIAAAREYGLLGTDILGTGFDFDLEIYEGAGAFVCGEETALMASIEGRRGMPRPRPPFPAHQGLWKKPSILNNVETFANIPQIILNGGAWYAAVGTEKSKGTKVVALSGKVKNIGLVEVAMGTTIRSIVYDIGGGVPNRKKFKAVQLGGPSGGCVPESHLDTLVDYEEIAKVGAIMGSGGMIVMDETTCMVDMARYFMDFIQDESCGKCTPCREGTRRMLEILQGICAGKGQEGDIEKLEALSEVIRESSLCGLGQTGPNPVLSTLRYFRDEYEAHIKEKRCPAKRCTALLKFWVDPEKCKKCGLCFKACPQGAITWEKKQPAVIDTAKCVQCMSCFEACPSSSIF
- a CDS encoding ThiF family adenylyltransferase, which translates into the protein MNYSVAMTEGVNAVLLEHLARQDGDEDLCFALWRPSYGRTRTTALLYKVILPEIGDRAVHGNASFNPSYVERVLGEGLESGGGIAFLHSHPARGWQGLSRDDVRAERLLAPTVQGATSLPLVGMTVAARDGSWSARVWERKAPKQYRRVWAQSVRVVGVNLKSHFCDKVLKPPIHQPSQARTISAWGSDVQADIARLKFGIVGLGSVGSIIAEALARTGIQRILLLDYQTIEEVNLDRTLHASARDARRVRAKVEVAAKALRRSATACGFRVEAEELSVCEAEGYRSALDCDVIFSCVDRPWARSVLNFIAYAHLIPVIDGGIHVSRTNKGRLRGADWKAHVVGPDQRCLVCLGQYDPGLVAADQRGDFEDPGYLERLPDDHPAKANENVFGFSLGVASLEFMQLLMLTVAPLGLGPRAQSYHLLTGEIETGLTACEPGCFSQEFIASGEMHCPGTGVHAAAEAVRAERAARRHTKGGN
- a CDS encoding DEAD/DEAH box helicase family protein, which gives rise to MLNEADTRAKLIDPAIHNCGWTEDLIRREETAGTVEIINGKARRRSRGKVDYVLRVKVSVDTQPVALALIEAKKDTLHPGHGLEQAKGYAECKRLNVRFVFSSNGHQFVEFDSFTGLTSRPTPMGDFPSPANLRARYEKGMGFSLEAPAARPLLQSYPGGEGARRYYQDAAIRAVMEKVAACEASGQPKRALLSLATGSGKTFIAVNLLKRISDAGQLTRALFVCDRDELRKQAVGAFQNVFGADAAEVYRKPDGTNNAKNARIHVATYQTLGVATEDGDASFLTTYYPENYFTHVVIDECHRSAWGKWSQVLTRNRNAVQVGLTATPRQLAETLKRQVQAVNKDPLPHLQRAAEGTENLEKARSADQSVGYEVTRDVLADAEITANNLAYFGEPVYEYDIAQAIEDGYLAACEIQKGRVNLDDTGITQAEIIARNPVDAITGQPVTPAQIDAIYQKTEYEDRVLLPDRVLAMCQDLFDYLLETGGPEQKTIVFCARDRHADDVAACLNNLYATWCAGSGRQRLAYYAFKCTAASSGNDQLPDLRASSRSHFIATTVELLTTGVDVPCVRNIVFFKYLKSPISFYQMVGRGTRIDAPTGKLMFRVYDYTDATRLFGEDFLTKPPGSGGEGPGVDGPDPPPPSEPQITVEGFEVHVTDAGRFIVADVNGKAMPVPVEEYKARLAARLVQEVRTLEDFRGRWINPPSRQELVDTLVSSGYSPTVVRMVDDRQDYDLYDVLAELGWGMSPRTRRDRSLAFTYKHEEWINALPGRAPATVRAIASQFERGGTEGLENPQIFQTPEVKSAGGLAALQMAGNPRDLLVETKTRMFAA
- a CDS encoding ImmA/IrrE family metallo-endopeptidase, with product MNRDEIAREVNRLLSESNVQEEPIPVFEVARAVGTTLRIGPLPSELSGFLLREGESTIIGVNNLHPRTRQNFTVAHELGHLRLHPNSSFVDRKLSFYARDSRSGKAVDEREIDANRFAAALLMPEKLLRPYIHAKNVDLGDEHLLESIARKFGVSTQALTYRLINLGVTK